In a single window of the Salvelinus alpinus chromosome 15, SLU_Salpinus.1, whole genome shotgun sequence genome:
- the LOC139540515 gene encoding 5-hydroxytryptamine receptor 3A-like has translation MDENRSPIVPYVYIKHTGIVRDANPVRVVSSCNLEIYAFPFDVQNCTFTFRSYIHHGKTSTQPRFRTNLTIRVRCQTHRSFSLSDIRIILGKKVEDILKRSISVLSTEGEWELMDIKYSKLKLSSFDQGESNPYDELCFYIVLRRRPTLYVVNLLIPSCFLITVDLFSFLLPPQNVDRSSFKMTLILGYSVFLLIINNLLPVTGSTIPLINVFFAICLALMVASLLETILITNLLVGSSNFHPVPGWVRVLVLHFMGTLVWLPQKSREDKIILNPVSGDVKVCPLVSVERQVQTGEQGEMWAEAGNSALAELRKLGNELQSIRIQVAQHVDGNQISQDWMQVGYILDRLLFGVYCIFITFSFIVILSIWSNSYNQ, from the exons ATGGATGAAAACAGATCTCCCATTGTCCCTTATGTGTACATTAAGCACACTGGTATAGTGCGAGACGCCAACCCTGTCAGAGTGGTTAGCTCCTGTAACCTGGAGATCTACGCCTTCCCCTTTGACGTCCAGAACTGCACCTTCACCTTCAGATCCTACATCCACCACGGTAAGACGTCAACGCAACCACGCTTTAGGACTAACTTGACAATAAGGGTCCGATGCCAAACCCATCGCTCCTTCTCTC TGTCGGACATAAGGATTATCTTAGGGAAGAAGGTGGAGGACATCCTGAAACGCTCCATTAGCGTGTTGTCCACCGAAGGGGAGTGGGAGCTGATGGACATCAAATACAGCAAGCTCAAGTTATCATCATTCGATCAGGGAGAAAGCAACCCCTATGATGAGCTCTGCTTCTAC ATTGTCCTGAGGCGCAGACCAACCCTCTACGTGGTGAACCTCCTGATCCCCAGCTGCTTCCTCATCACTGTGGATCTCTTCAGCTTCCTGCTGCCTCCCCAGAACGTGGACCGCTCCTCCTTCAAGATGACCCTTATTTTGGGCTACTCGGTCTTCCTGCTCATCATAAATAACCTGCTGCCAGTCACAGGAAGCACCATTCCACTGATAA ATGTGTTTTTCGCCATCTGCTTGGCTCTGATGGTGGCCAGCCTCCTGGAGACTATTCTCATCACCAACCTCCTGGTCGGCTCCAGTAACTTCCACCCAGTGCCTGGCTGGGTCCGAGTGCTCGTCCTGCACTTCATGGGCACCCTCGTCTGGCTGCCTCAGAAATCAAGAGAGGACAAGATCATCCTCAATCCAGTTTCAGGAG ACGTGAAAGTCTGCCCTCTAGTGTCAGTGGAGAGACAGGTTCAAACAGGAGAACAAGGTGAGATGTGGGCAGAGGCAGGCAATTCAGCCCTGGCGGAGCTGAGGAAGCTGGGCAATGAGCTGCAGTCCATCCGCATCCAGGTGGCCCAGCATGTGGACGGGAACCAGATCTCCCAGGACTGGATGCAGGTGGGCTACATCCTCGACCGGCTGCTGTTTGGCGTCTACTGCATCTTCATCACCTTCAGCTTCATCGTCATCCTCAGCATCTGGAGTAATTCGTACAACCAGTGA
- the LOC139540516 gene encoding 5-hydroxytryptamine receptor 3A-like, producing the protein MVTIVSPAPCLRCKIVVNCTNPNTISLLAALENVMKLYSIRPVMNLSTPTNISMYFTLYGILGVCCLQTYCIVANVLFQEWENEFFSWDPVQCGSANISLPRERFWSPDVVINEFMDENRSPIVPYVYIKHTGIVRDANPVRVVSSCNLEIYTFPFDVQNCTFTFRSYIHHVSDIRIILGKKVEDILKRSISVLSTEGEWELMDIKSSKLKLSTFNQGESNPYDELCFFIVLRRRPTLYVVNLLIPSCFLITVDLFSFLLPPQNVDRASFKMTLILGYSVFLLIVNDLLPVTGSTIPLINVFFAICLALMVASLLETILITNLLVGSSNFHPVPGWVRLLVLRFMGTLVWLPQKSREDKIILNPVAGDLKVCPLVTVERQVQKGEPGEMWAEAGDSALAELRKLGNELQSIRLQVVQHVDGNQISQDWMQVGYIIDRLLFVVYCIFITFSFIVILSIWSNSFNQ; encoded by the exons ATGGTTACCATTGTTTCCCCAGCGCCATGCCTGAGGTGTAAGATAGTGGTGAACTGCACCAACCCCAACACCATATCCCTTCTGGCCGCCCTGGAGAACGTTATGAAGTTGTACTCCATACGACCTGTCATGAACCTCTCAACCCCCACCAACATCAGCATGTACTTCACTCTCTACGGCATCCTGGGTGTG TGCTGCTTACAAACATATTGTATTGTTGCTAATGTGTTGTTTCAGGAATGGGAGAATGAATTTTTCAGCTGGGACCCAGTCCAATGCGGCTCTGCCAATATTTCTCTCCCCAGGGAAAGGTTCTGGTCACCAGATGTGGTAATCAATGAATT TATGGATGAAAACAGATCTCCCATTGTCCCTTATGTGTACATTAAGCACACTGGTATAGTGCGAGACGCCAACCCTGTCAGAGTGGTTAGCTCCTGTAACCTGGAGATCTACACCTTCCCCTTTGACGTCCAGAACTGCACCTTCACCTTCAGATCCTACATCCACCACG TGTCGGACATAAGGATTATCTTAGGGAAGAAGGTGGAGGACATCCTGAAACGCTCCATTAGCGTGTTGTCCACTGAAGGGGAGTGGGAGCTGATGGACATCAAATCCAGCAAGTTAAAGTTATCAACATTCAATCAGGGAGAAAGCAACCCCTATGATGAGCTCTGCTTCTTT ATTGTCCTGAGGCGCAGACCAACCCTCTACGTGGTGAACCTCCTGATCCCCAGCTGCTTCCTCATCACTGTGGATCTCTTCAGCTTCCTGTTGCCTCCCCAGAACGTGGACCGCGCCTCCTTCAAGATGACCCTAATTTTGGGCTACTCGGTCTTCCTGCTCATCGTGAATGACCTGCTGCCCGTCACAGGAAGCACCATCCCACTGATAA ATGTGTTCTTCGCCATCTGCTTGGCTCTGATGGTGGCCAGCCTGCTGGAGACTATTCTCATCACCAACCTCCTGGTCGGCTCCAGTAACTTCCACCCAGTGCCTGGCTGGGTCCGATTGCTCGTCCTGCGCTTCATGGGCACCCTCGTCTGGCTGCCTCAAAAATCAAGAGAGGACAAGATCATCCTCAATCCAGTTGCAGGAG ACTTGAAAGTCTGCCCTCTAGTGACGGTGGAGAGACAGGTTCAAAAAGGAGAACCAGGTGAGATGTGGGCAGAGGCAGGCGATTCAGCCCTGGCGGAGCTGAGGAAGCTGGGCAATGAGCTGCAGTCCATCCGCCTCCAGGTGGTCCAGCATGTGGACGGGAACCAGATCTCCCAGGACTGGATGCAGGTGGGCTACATCATAGACCGGCTGCTGTTTGTCGTCTACTGCATCTTCATCACCTTCAGCTTCATCGTCATCCTCAGCATCTGGAGTAATTCGTTCAACCAGTga